In a genomic window of Mycolicibacterium neoaurum VKM Ac-1815D:
- a CDS encoding NADH-quinone oxidoreductase subunit J yields the protein MTATSTGEAVVFWVLGALALAAAIGVVAAPKAVYSALFLAVTMINLAVLYIAQDAVFLGVVQIVVYTGAVMMLFLFVLMLIGVDSSESLAETLRGQRVAAIVAGLGFGVLLTGSIGSASVGGTAGGFTGLAEANAGGNVEGLAVLIFTRYVWAFELTSALLITAAVGAMLLAHRERFDRRKTQRELATERFAPGGHPTPRPNPGVYARHNAVDVPARLPDGTAAPSSVSSVLIPRNSTPRGHES from the coding sequence ATGACGGCGACCTCGACCGGTGAGGCAGTGGTGTTCTGGGTGCTCGGCGCGCTGGCGCTGGCGGCGGCGATCGGTGTGGTGGCCGCGCCGAAGGCGGTGTACTCCGCGTTGTTCCTCGCCGTCACGATGATCAACCTGGCGGTGCTCTACATCGCCCAGGACGCGGTGTTCCTCGGCGTCGTGCAGATCGTCGTCTACACCGGCGCGGTGATGATGCTCTTCCTGTTCGTGCTGATGCTCATCGGTGTGGACTCCTCGGAATCACTGGCGGAAACCCTGCGCGGGCAGCGCGTTGCAGCCATCGTCGCCGGGCTGGGTTTCGGGGTCCTGTTGACCGGCAGCATCGGCAGCGCTTCGGTGGGCGGGACCGCGGGTGGCTTCACCGGACTGGCCGAAGCGAACGCCGGAGGCAACGTCGAGGGGCTGGCGGTGCTGATCTTCACCCGCTACGTCTGGGCTTTCGAGCTGACCAGCGCGCTGCTCATCACCGCCGCCGTCGGTGCGATGCTGCTGGCCCACCGGGAACGCTTCGACCGGCGCAAGACGCAACGCGAGCTGGCCACCGAGCGGTTCGCACCCGGCGGGCATCCGACACCGCGGCCCAACCCCGGTGTGTATGCCCGGCACAACGCCGTCGACGTGCCCGCCCGGCTGCCCGACGGCACCGCCGCACCCAGCTCGGTCAGTTCGGTGCTCATCCCGCGAAACAGCACACCGCGGGGGCATGAATCGTGA
- the nuoI gene encoding NADH-quinone oxidoreductase subunit NuoI: protein MSKVGDALAGFGVTFKAMLHKPITEQYPEKPGPVAPRYHGRHQLNRYADGLEKCIGCELCAWACPADAIFVEGADNTAEQRFSPGERYGRVYQINYLRCIGCGLCIEACPTRALTMTNDYEMADDNRADLIYGKDKLLAPLTADMTAPPHAMAEGSTDEDYYRGNIRADGLARPSEATR from the coding sequence ATGTCCAAGGTCGGTGACGCACTTGCCGGATTCGGTGTCACGTTCAAGGCGATGCTGCACAAGCCGATCACCGAGCAGTACCCGGAGAAACCCGGGCCGGTCGCTCCGCGTTATCACGGCCGGCATCAGCTGAACCGGTACGCCGACGGTCTGGAGAAGTGCATCGGCTGCGAGCTGTGTGCCTGGGCATGTCCGGCCGATGCCATCTTCGTCGAGGGCGCCGACAACACCGCCGAGCAACGCTTCTCCCCCGGCGAACGGTACGGACGCGTCTATCAGATCAACTATCTGCGCTGCATCGGCTGCGGGTTGTGCATCGAGGCCTGCCCCACCCGGGCGCTGACCATGACCAACGATTACGAGATGGCCGATGACAATCGCGCCGACCTGATCTACGGCAAGGACAAGTTGCTCGCCCCGCTGACGGCGGACATGACCGCGCCGCCGCACGCCATGGCCGAGGGCAGCACCGATGAGGACTACTACCGCGGCAACATCCGCGCCGACGGACTGGCGCGACCATCGGAGGCGACCCGATGA
- the nuoH gene encoding NADH-quinone oxidoreductase subunit NuoH, which yields MTYPTLDSFGHDPWWLMLAKCLAIFVFLLLTVLVAILVERKVLGRMQMRFGPNRVGPFGLLQSLADGIKLALKEGLIPAGVDKPIYLMAPVISVIPAIMAFAVIPMGGEVSVFGHTTALQLTDLPVAVLYVLAVTSIGVYGIVLAGWASGSTYPLLGGLRSSAQVVSYEIAMALSFVAVFLYAGTMSTSGIVAAQHSTWFVVLLLPSFLIYVTSMVGETNRAPFDLPEAEGELVGGFHTEYSSLKFAMFMLAEYVNMTTVSALAATMFLGGWQAPLPFSLIEGANTGWWPLLWFIAKVWGFLFLFMWLRATLPRMRYDQFMTLGWKVLIPLSLGWIVVVSVTKTLRNQGAPAWTTAAVSGAAIAALAIVVMIRRAVRRRAIPHFTLPTDPEAVSSFPIPPIPSPPRTQPKEYSDVQGR from the coding sequence ATGACCTACCCGACGCTAGACTCCTTCGGCCACGACCCGTGGTGGTTGATGCTCGCGAAATGCCTTGCGATCTTCGTCTTCCTGCTGCTCACCGTCCTTGTGGCCATCCTGGTCGAACGAAAGGTGCTCGGCCGCATGCAGATGCGGTTCGGCCCCAACCGGGTCGGTCCGTTCGGGCTGTTGCAGAGCCTGGCCGACGGTATCAAGCTGGCCCTCAAGGAGGGGCTGATCCCGGCCGGTGTGGACAAGCCGATCTATCTGATGGCACCGGTCATCTCGGTGATCCCGGCGATCATGGCGTTCGCCGTCATCCCGATGGGCGGCGAGGTGTCGGTCTTCGGGCACACCACCGCATTGCAGCTGACCGATCTGCCGGTGGCGGTGCTCTACGTGCTGGCCGTCACCTCGATCGGTGTCTACGGCATCGTGCTGGCCGGCTGGGCTTCCGGATCGACCTACCCGTTGCTGGGTGGCCTGCGCTCCAGCGCCCAGGTGGTGTCCTACGAGATCGCGATGGCGCTGTCCTTCGTGGCGGTGTTCCTGTACGCGGGCACGATGTCGACCTCGGGAATCGTTGCCGCCCAGCACAGCACCTGGTTCGTCGTGTTGCTGCTGCCGTCGTTCCTGATCTACGTGACCTCGATGGTCGGCGAGACCAACCGGGCCCCGTTCGACCTGCCCGAGGCCGAGGGTGAACTGGTCGGCGGTTTCCACACCGAGTACTCCTCACTGAAGTTCGCGATGTTCATGCTGGCCGAGTACGTCAACATGACGACCGTGTCGGCGCTGGCCGCCACGATGTTCCTCGGCGGGTGGCAGGCACCGCTGCCGTTCAGCCTGATCGAGGGTGCCAACACCGGGTGGTGGCCGCTGCTGTGGTTCATCGCAAAGGTGTGGGGCTTCCTGTTCCTGTTCATGTGGCTGCGGGCCACCCTGCCCCGGATGCGGTACGACCAGTTCATGACGCTGGGGTGGAAGGTGCTCATTCCGCTGTCGCTGGGCTGGATCGTGGTCGTCTCGGTCACCAAGACCCTGCGCAACCAGGGCGCCCCGGCCTGGACGACGGCAGCGGTCAGCGGTGCGGCGATCGCCGCACTGGCCATCGTGGTGATGATCCGGCGCGCTGTGCGTCGGCGCGCCATCCCCCACTTCACGCTGCCCACCGATCCCGAAGCCGTGAGTTCCTTCCCGATTCCCCCCATTCCGAGTCCGCCGCGCACGCAACCGAAGGAGTACTCCGATGTCCAAGGTCGGTGA
- a CDS encoding NADH-quinone oxidoreductase subunit G translates to MTLAGPANDTTSVEMVSLTIDGHQVSVPKGTLLIRAAELMGIQIPRFCDHPLLDPVGACRQCLVEVEGQRKPLASCTATVTPDMVVRTQLTSKIADKAQHGVMELLLINHPLDCPVCDKGGECPLQNQAMSHGRADSRFTDVKRTYPKPINLSAQVLLDRERCVLCARCTRFSDQIAGDPFIELLERGALQQVGIAEGEAFDSYFSGNTVQICPVGALTGTAYRFRARPFDLVSSASVCEHCASGCAQRTDHRRGKVLRRLAGDDPEVNEEWNCDKGRWAFTYATQGDRITTPLLRDPDGSQRPASWSEAIAVAVRGLTAAAGNAGVLVGGRSTMEDAWAYAKFARIMLGTNDIDFRIRQHSTEEADFLAHAVAGRPQAVGYADIESAPAVLLVGFEPEEESPIVFLRLRKAFRKRGLPVTAIAPFATRGLTKMGGALVMTEPGTEAAALAGMHDALPAGTLILAGERLATAPGACSALCALAEATGSRIAWIPRRAGDRGALEVGATPNLLPGGRPLADDRARAEVAAAWNVEDLPVGVGRDTDAILAAAASGTLQAMLIGGVDIDDLPDPEQAAAAIDAAPFVVSLELRHSPVTDRADVVFPIAPVAEKSGTFVNWEGRQRPFEASLPPSATSDMRVLAALADEVGVDLNLADTATVRADIDRLGPWAGSRPPAPRVIQPDPVEPGPGQAVLTGWRMLLDGGRLQVGEPHLAGTARPAVARLSAVTAAEIGCAEGDPVRISTDRGAVDLPVTITEMPDRVVWVPLNAAGAPVYRTLEAPLGGIVGIEAG, encoded by the coding sequence ATGACGCTTGCCGGACCTGCCAACGACACCACCTCCGTGGAGATGGTGTCGCTGACCATCGACGGTCACCAGGTCAGCGTGCCGAAGGGCACGTTGCTCATCCGGGCCGCCGAGCTGATGGGCATCCAGATCCCCCGCTTCTGCGATCACCCGCTGCTGGACCCGGTCGGGGCGTGCCGGCAATGCCTCGTGGAGGTCGAGGGGCAGCGCAAACCGTTGGCGTCCTGTACGGCGACGGTCACCCCGGACATGGTGGTGCGCACCCAGCTGACCTCCAAAATCGCCGACAAGGCGCAGCACGGCGTGATGGAACTGCTGCTGATCAATCATCCGCTGGACTGCCCGGTATGCGACAAGGGTGGCGAGTGCCCGCTGCAGAACCAGGCGATGTCGCACGGGCGTGCGGACTCCCGGTTCACCGATGTGAAACGGACCTACCCGAAACCCATCAACCTCTCCGCACAGGTGCTGCTGGACCGCGAGCGTTGTGTGCTCTGTGCACGGTGCACCCGGTTCTCCGACCAGATCGCCGGCGACCCGTTCATCGAGTTGTTGGAACGCGGTGCGCTGCAACAGGTCGGCATCGCCGAGGGTGAAGCGTTCGACTCGTACTTCTCCGGCAACACCGTGCAGATCTGTCCGGTAGGTGCGCTCACCGGGACCGCCTACCGATTCCGCGCCCGGCCGTTCGACCTGGTGTCCTCGGCCAGCGTCTGTGAACACTGCGCCTCGGGTTGTGCGCAGCGCACCGATCATCGCCGCGGAAAAGTGCTGCGCCGGTTGGCCGGTGACGATCCCGAGGTCAACGAGGAGTGGAACTGCGACAAGGGCCGCTGGGCCTTCACCTACGCCACCCAGGGCGATCGGATCACCACCCCGCTGCTGCGTGATCCCGACGGCAGCCAACGCCCGGCCTCCTGGTCGGAGGCGATCGCCGTGGCGGTGCGCGGCCTGACCGCCGCCGCCGGCAACGCCGGGGTGCTGGTCGGCGGTCGGTCCACCATGGAGGACGCCTGGGCCTACGCCAAGTTCGCCCGGATCATGCTGGGCACCAACGATATCGACTTCCGAATCCGGCAGCATTCGACCGAGGAGGCCGACTTCCTGGCCCACGCCGTCGCCGGCAGACCACAGGCGGTCGGCTACGCCGATATCGAGTCGGCGCCGGCGGTGCTGTTGGTCGGGTTCGAGCCCGAAGAAGAGTCACCGATCGTCTTCCTTCGGCTGCGTAAGGCATTCCGCAAGCGTGGACTGCCGGTGACCGCGATCGCACCGTTCGCCACCCGCGGGCTCACCAAGATGGGCGGCGCGCTCGTCATGACGGAGCCGGGCACCGAGGCCGCCGCGCTGGCCGGCATGCACGACGCCCTGCCCGCGGGCACACTCATCCTCGCCGGCGAGCGGCTGGCCACGGCACCAGGGGCCTGTTCGGCACTCTGCGCGCTGGCCGAGGCGACGGGTTCGCGGATCGCGTGGATCCCGCGCCGCGCCGGGGATCGCGGCGCGCTGGAGGTCGGCGCGACACCGAATCTGCTGCCCGGCGGGCGGCCCCTCGCCGATGACCGGGCCCGCGCCGAGGTGGCTGCCGCCTGGAACGTCGAGGACCTGCCCGTGGGCGTGGGCCGCGATACCGATGCCATTCTGGCCGCCGCCGCATCGGGAACACTGCAGGCAATGCTGATCGGCGGTGTCGACATCGACGATCTGCCCGATCCGGAGCAGGCGGCCGCGGCGATCGACGCCGCGCCGTTCGTCGTCAGCCTCGAATTGCGGCACTCCCCCGTGACCGACCGAGCCGATGTGGTCTTCCCCATCGCGCCGGTCGCCGAGAAATCGGGCACCTTCGTCAACTGGGAGGGTAGGCAGCGGCCGTTCGAGGCGTCGTTACCGCCGTCTGCCACCTCGGACATGCGCGTGCTGGCGGCACTGGCCGACGAGGTCGGTGTCGATCTGAACCTGGCCGACACCGCAACCGTCCGCGCCGATATCGACCGGTTGGGCCCATGGGCCGGATCTCGGCCGCCCGCTCCGCGGGTGATCCAGCCCGATCCGGTCGAGCCGGGTCCCGGTCAGGCGGTGCTGACCGGCTGGCGAATGCTGCTCGACGGCGGCCGGCTGCAGGTCGGTGAACCTCATCTGGCGGGCACCGCCCGCCCGGCCGTGGCCCGACTGTCGGCGGTCACCGCCGCCGAGATCGGCTGCGCCGAAGGCGATCCGGTGCGGATCTCCACCGACCGGGGCGCCGTGGATCTGCCGGTCACGATCACCGAGATGCCCGATCGGGTGGTGTGGGTGCCCCTGAACGCGGCGGGCGCGCCGGTCTACCGCACCCTCGAAGCGCCACTGGGTGGCATCGTCGGGATCGAGGCCGGATGA
- the nuoF gene encoding NADH-quinone oxidoreductase subunit NuoF — translation MAGYRRRGGYKAMRTALSMDPDALIAMVKEAGLRGRGGAGFPTGQKWSFINQDDPKPKYLVINADESEPGTCKDIPLLMANPHALVEGAIIAAHAIRAEHAFIYLRGEVVPVLRRLQGAVAEAYDAGYLGAGLELVVHAGAGAYICGEETALLDSLEGRRGQPRLRPPFPAVAGLYACPTVVNNVESIASVPAVVAGGVDWFRSMGSDKSPGFTLYSLSGHVTQPGQYEAPLGITLRELLDYAGGVRAGHELKFWTPGGSSTPLLTAEHLDVPMDYEGVAGVGSMLGTKALQIFDETTCVVRAVRRWTQFYAHESCGKCTPCREGTYWLTQIYERLETGRATATDIDTLLDVSDAILGKSFCALGDGAASPIISSIKYFRDEYLAHLGSGCPFDPHASTLFATAEAGA, via the coding sequence ATGGCCGGCTACCGTCGCCGTGGCGGCTACAAGGCCATGCGCACGGCCTTGTCGATGGATCCCGACGCACTCATCGCGATGGTCAAGGAGGCCGGACTACGCGGTCGCGGTGGGGCCGGATTCCCCACCGGACAGAAGTGGTCGTTCATCAACCAGGACGACCCCAAGCCCAAGTACCTGGTGATCAATGCCGACGAGTCCGAACCCGGTACGTGCAAGGACATTCCGCTGCTGATGGCCAACCCGCACGCACTCGTCGAGGGCGCGATCATCGCCGCGCACGCCATCCGCGCCGAACACGCATTCATCTACCTGCGCGGCGAGGTGGTACCGGTGCTGCGCCGGCTGCAGGGTGCGGTCGCCGAGGCCTACGACGCCGGTTACTTGGGAGCAGGACTCGAGCTGGTGGTGCATGCCGGGGCGGGTGCCTACATCTGCGGCGAGGAAACCGCCCTGTTGGACTCGCTGGAGGGCCGGCGCGGCCAGCCACGGTTGCGGCCGCCCTTCCCCGCCGTCGCGGGTCTCTACGCGTGCCCGACGGTGGTCAACAATGTCGAATCGATCGCGAGTGTGCCCGCCGTCGTCGCCGGCGGGGTCGACTGGTTCCGTTCGATGGGTTCGGACAAGTCCCCCGGTTTCACCCTGTACTCGCTGTCCGGACATGTCACGCAACCGGGTCAGTACGAGGCGCCGCTGGGTATCACGCTGCGCGAACTGCTCGATTACGCGGGCGGGGTGCGGGCCGGCCACGAACTGAAGTTCTGGACCCCGGGCGGGTCGTCGACACCACTACTGACCGCCGAACACCTCGATGTGCCAATGGATTACGAGGGAGTGGCCGGTGTCGGGTCGATGCTGGGCACCAAGGCGTTGCAGATCTTCGACGAGACCACCTGTGTGGTGCGCGCGGTCCGGCGGTGGACGCAGTTCTACGCCCACGAGTCCTGCGGGAAGTGCACACCGTGCCGGGAGGGCACGTACTGGCTGACCCAGATCTACGAACGGCTGGAGACGGGACGCGCCACGGCCACCGATATCGACACGCTGCTCGACGTCTCCGATGCCATTCTCGGCAAGTCGTTCTGCGCACTCGGTGACGGTGCCGCCAGCCCGATCATCTCCTCGATCAAGTACTTCCGCGACGAATACCTGGCCCATCTGGGCTCGGGCTGCCCGTTCGACCCGCACGCGTCGACGCTGTTCGCCACGGCGGAGGCCGGCGCATGA
- the nuoE gene encoding NADH-quinone oxidoreductase subunit NuoE, whose amino-acid sequence MTAIDLTLGQRPDEAGPPIGAGPTSYSEEVTARLSADAAQIIARYPVARSALLPLLHLVQSEDGYLTPAGIAFCAGQLALTPAEVTAVATFYSMYRRTPTGKYLVGVCTNTLCAVMGGDAILEILQDHLGVHAGQSTADGSITLEHIECNAACDFAPVIMVNWEFFDNQTPSTACDLVDALRSGAQVTPSRGAPLCTFTDTARILAGFPDERPGANDGVPGQATLAGLRIARERGMTAPESGTPALVQKPDDERLTEESVRDQPAPAPSEDLPPRNGDRR is encoded by the coding sequence GTGACAGCCATCGATCTCACTCTCGGCCAGCGACCCGACGAGGCAGGCCCCCCGATCGGCGCCGGGCCCACGTCCTATTCCGAGGAGGTGACGGCCCGCCTGTCCGCCGATGCCGCCCAGATCATCGCGCGCTACCCGGTGGCCCGTTCGGCCCTGCTGCCCCTGCTTCATCTGGTGCAGTCCGAGGACGGTTACCTCACCCCCGCCGGTATCGCCTTCTGCGCAGGACAACTCGCCCTGACACCGGCCGAGGTGACCGCGGTCGCCACGTTCTATTCGATGTACCGGCGCACCCCCACCGGGAAGTATCTGGTCGGGGTGTGCACCAACACCCTGTGCGCGGTGATGGGCGGTGACGCGATTCTGGAGATCTTGCAGGATCACCTCGGCGTCCACGCCGGGCAGAGCACCGCGGATGGGTCGATCACTCTCGAGCACATCGAGTGCAATGCGGCATGTGACTTCGCACCCGTCATCATGGTGAACTGGGAGTTTTTCGACAACCAAACACCCTCCACGGCATGTGATCTCGTCGACGCCCTCCGTTCCGGCGCCCAGGTGACACCCAGCCGCGGCGCGCCGCTGTGCACGTTCACCGACACCGCGCGCATCCTCGCCGGATTTCCCGACGAGCGTCCCGGTGCCAACGACGGCGTCCCGGGGCAGGCAACGCTGGCGGGCCTGCGCATCGCCCGCGAACGCGGCATGACCGCACCGGAGTCGGGCACACCAGCCTTGGTACAGAAACCGGACGACGAACGCCTCACCGAGGAATCGGTGCGCGATCAGCCCGCACCGGCACCGTCGGAAGACCTGCCGCCCAGGAACGGGGACCGTCGGTGA
- the nuoD gene encoding NADH dehydrogenase (quinone) subunit D: MTIETDPPVVMVGGQDWDAVVAAAREHAGERIVVNMGPQHPSTHGVLRLILEIEGETITEARCGIGYLHTGIEKNLEYRTWTQGVTFVTRMDYLSPFFNETAYCLGVEKLLGVTDDIPERASIIRVMLMELNRISSHLVALATGGMELGAMSAMFFGFRGREEILSLFETITGLRMNHAYIRPGGLAADLPDEAMPQLRRLLEVLPDQLRDLEKMLRENYIWKARSKGIGYLDLTGCMALGVTGPVLRSTGLPHDLRRAQPYCGYETYDFDVCTDDGCDAYGRYLIRVDEMKQSLKIVEQCVSRLRPGPVMLTDKKLAWPADLELGPDGLGNSPAHIAKIMGSSMEALIHHFKLVTEGIRVPPGQVYVAVESPRGELGVHMVSDGGTRPYRVHYRDPSFTNLQAVAAMCEGGMVADAISAVASIDPVMGGVDR; the protein is encoded by the coding sequence ATGACGATAGAGACAGATCCGCCCGTCGTGATGGTCGGCGGCCAGGACTGGGATGCGGTCGTGGCCGCGGCACGTGAGCACGCCGGCGAGCGCATCGTGGTCAACATGGGTCCACAACACCCGTCCACGCACGGGGTGCTGCGCCTGATCCTGGAGATCGAGGGCGAGACGATCACCGAGGCCCGCTGCGGTATCGGCTACCTGCACACCGGAATCGAGAAGAACCTCGAATACCGCACCTGGACACAGGGTGTCACCTTCGTGACCCGGATGGACTATCTGTCCCCGTTCTTCAACGAGACGGCCTACTGCCTGGGAGTCGAAAAGCTCCTCGGCGTCACCGACGACATCCCCGAACGCGCCAGCATCATCCGGGTGATGCTCATGGAACTCAACCGGATCTCCAGCCATCTCGTCGCACTGGCCACCGGCGGCATGGAACTGGGCGCGATGTCGGCCATGTTCTTCGGTTTCCGCGGGCGCGAGGAGATCCTGTCGCTGTTCGAGACCATCACCGGACTGCGGATGAACCACGCCTATATCCGGCCCGGCGGATTGGCCGCCGATCTGCCCGATGAGGCCATGCCGCAGCTGCGCCGACTGCTGGAGGTCCTGCCCGATCAGTTGCGCGACCTGGAGAAGATGCTGCGCGAGAACTACATCTGGAAGGCCCGCAGCAAGGGTATCGGCTACTTGGACCTGACCGGCTGCATGGCCCTCGGCGTCACCGGTCCGGTGCTGCGCTCCACGGGGTTGCCGCACGATCTGCGCCGCGCCCAGCCGTACTGCGGTTATGAGACCTACGACTTCGACGTCTGCACCGACGACGGTTGTGATGCCTACGGCCGCTATCTGATCCGCGTGGACGAGATGAAGCAGTCGCTGAAGATCGTCGAGCAGTGCGTGTCGCGGCTGCGGCCCGGTCCGGTGATGCTCACCGACAAGAAGCTCGCCTGGCCCGCCGACCTGGAGCTCGGCCCGGACGGCCTCGGTAACTCGCCCGCTCATATCGCCAAGATCATGGGCTCCTCCATGGAGGCGCTGATCCACCATTTCAAGCTGGTGACCGAGGGTATCCGGGTGCCGCCCGGTCAGGTGTACGTCGCGGTCGAATCACCGCGCGGTGAGCTGGGTGTGCACATGGTCAGCGATGGCGGAACCCGGCCCTACCGGGTGCATTACCGCGACCCGTCGTTCACCAATCTGCAGGCGGTGGCCGCGATGTGCGAAGGCGGCATGGTCGCCGATGCGATATCCGCGGTGGCCTCGATCGACCCGGTGATGGGAGGCGTGGACAGGTGA
- a CDS encoding NADH-quinone oxidoreductase subunit C translates to MRDPSLRGNRMTEQQDQEVIGTRRGMFGVSGTGDTSGYGRLVREVALPGSSPRPYGDYFDDVVDTLIATLGGDRFTDAVERVVVFRGELTLDVRRAHLLTVAQTLRDDPALRFELCLGVSGVHFPGEQDRELHAVYPLMSITHNRRIRLEVTAPDADPHVPSLFSVYPTTDWHERETYDFFGIIFDGHPSLTRIEMPDDWVGHPQRKDYPLGGIPVEYHGAQIPPPDQRRSYN, encoded by the coding sequence ATGCGAGACCCGAGCCTGCGAGGGAATCGCATGACCGAACAGCAGGACCAGGAGGTGATCGGAACCCGGCGCGGCATGTTCGGTGTCAGCGGCACCGGCGACACCTCCGGCTACGGCCGGCTGGTCCGCGAGGTCGCGCTGCCGGGCAGCTCCCCGCGCCCCTACGGCGACTACTTCGACGACGTGGTCGACACTCTGATCGCGACATTGGGCGGCGACAGGTTCACCGATGCCGTCGAACGCGTCGTGGTGTTCCGCGGTGAGCTCACCCTCGACGTGCGCCGTGCACACCTGCTGACCGTCGCCCAGACCCTGCGGGACGACCCGGCTCTGCGCTTCGAACTCTGCCTCGGGGTCTCGGGGGTGCACTTCCCCGGTGAGCAGGACCGCGAACTGCACGCCGTCTATCCACTGATGTCGATCACCCACAACCGCAGGATTCGGCTGGAGGTGACCGCACCCGACGCCGATCCCCATGTGCCGTCGCTGTTCTCGGTCTATCCGACGACCGATTGGCATGAGCGTGAGACCTACGACTTCTTCGGCATCATCTTCGACGGGCACCCCTCGCTGACGCGCATCGAGATGCCCGACGACTGGGTAGGGCATCCGCAGCGCAAGGACTATCCGTTGGGCGGCATCCCCGTCGAGTACCACGGGGCGCAGATACCGCCGCCCGACCAGCGGAGGTCCTACAACTGA
- a CDS encoding NuoB/complex I 20 kDa subunit family protein has protein sequence MGLEEQLPGGILLSTVEKVAGYVRKGSLWPATFGLACCAIEMMATAGPRFDIARFGMERFSATPRQADLMIVAGRVSQKMAPVLRQVYDQMAEPKWVLAMGVCASSGGMFNNYAVVQGVDHVVPVDIYLPGCPPRPEMLLNAILKLHAKIAEMPLGVNRAEAVAAAEQAALASPTTIELTGLLR, from the coding sequence ATGGGACTAGAAGAACAGCTGCCGGGCGGCATCCTGCTGTCCACCGTGGAGAAGGTGGCCGGCTATGTCCGCAAGGGCTCACTGTGGCCGGCGACGTTCGGCCTGGCGTGCTGCGCCATCGAGATGATGGCGACCGCCGGCCCGCGCTTCGACATCGCGCGGTTCGGCATGGAGCGGTTCTCGGCGACCCCGCGGCAGGCGGACCTGATGATCGTCGCCGGCCGGGTCAGCCAGAAGATGGCCCCGGTCCTGCGCCAGGTGTATGACCAGATGGCCGAACCGAAATGGGTTCTGGCGATGGGTGTCTGCGCGTCCTCGGGCGGGATGTTCAACAACTACGCGGTCGTCCAGGGCGTCGACCACGTGGTCCCGGTGGACATCTATCTGCCGGGGTGCCCACCCCGGCCGGAAATGCTGCTCAATGCGATCCTGAAACTGCACGCCAAGATCGCCGAGATGCCGCTCGGGGTGAATCGCGCCGAGGCCGTGGCCGCCGCCGAGCAGGCCGCGCTGGCATCCCCGACGACCATCGAACTGACGGGGCTGCTGCGATGA
- a CDS encoding NADH-quinone oxidoreductase subunit A: MNVYTPILVLGTIAAAFAIVSVGIATFIGPRRYNRAKLEAYECGIEPLLPAADAEIATGQRFPIKYYLTAMLFIIFDIEIVFLYPWAVSFDSLGLFAMVEMLLFMLTVFVAYAYVWRRGGLSWD, from the coding sequence ATGAACGTCTACACACCGATTCTGGTGCTCGGGACGATCGCGGCGGCTTTCGCCATCGTCTCGGTGGGTATCGCCACGTTCATCGGCCCGCGCCGCTACAACCGGGCCAAACTCGAGGCCTACGAGTGCGGGATCGAACCACTGCTTCCCGCCGCGGACGCCGAGATCGCGACGGGACAGCGATTCCCGATCAAGTACTACCTGACGGCCATGCTGTTCATCATCTTCGATATCGAGATCGTGTTTCTGTACCCCTGGGCGGTGTCTTTCGACTCGTTGGGCCTGTTCGCAATGGTCGAGATGCTGCTGTTCATGCTCACGGTGTTCGTGGCCTACGCCTATGTCTGGCGGCGAGGTGGTCTGTCATGGGACTAG
- a CDS encoding Rv3143 family two-component system response regulator → MADPDAQLRILVYSSNNRTRAQVRSALGRRIHPDLPELSYLEVATAPMVLTRVAEGGLHLLILDGEATPTGGMGLAKQLKDEIEACPPVLVLTGRRDDAWLASWSRAEAAVSHPIDPIRLGEAAAGLLRPTS, encoded by the coding sequence GTGGCCGACCCCGATGCCCAGCTGCGGATTCTGGTGTACAGCTCCAACAACCGGACCAGAGCGCAGGTGCGTTCTGCGCTCGGCCGGCGGATCCACCCGGACCTGCCCGAACTGAGCTATCTGGAGGTGGCGACCGCCCCGATGGTGCTCACCCGGGTTGCCGAGGGTGGTCTGCACTTGCTGATTCTCGACGGTGAGGCGACACCGACCGGCGGGATGGGGCTTGCCAAGCAGCTGAAGGACGAGATCGAAGCATGCCCGCCGGTTCTCGTGCTGACCGGGCGCCGTGATGATGCCTGGCTGGCGTCCTGGTCACGCGCCGAGGCGGCGGTGTCCCATCCGATCGACCCGATCAGACTCGGCGAAGCAGCTGCCGGCCTACTCCGGCCCACATCGTAG